In the Aquimarina spinulae genome, CCTATAAGCAGAAACTTATAGGTATACCATATCTTAGCGTTATAACAAAATAAGTTTATCTAATAACGATTCTTGTTGTATTTGTTATCCCACCATCTCCAAAAACCTTAACCAAATACATTCCTGATTTAAGATTTTCTAAGGACAACGTTTGTTGAGATTCATTTAATGTTCCAATTCTTTTTGAGTATACGAGTCTACCACTTATCCCATATATTTCGACCACGCTGTTGTTCATTGTGGTTCCTGATGAAATCTGTACCTCTCCATTAGAAATTGTTGGATATAAAAGAGCACCTTCTGAACTTCGAGGAGGTTGCACTATTTCTTCCTGTTCTTCTGCTACCAATTGTTCTTCTGGTGCATTTATAGAGCGAATAGCCCAACCAAAAGACGTAAATAAAGGATCAGAAATTAATCGAAAACGTACCGCAATAACATCTCCTTCCTGAAAAAAGTCTAATAAATTGATTGATTGTTCTTTAAACAACTCATCATTTATTGTTGGAGAGGGCCCAGAATTAAAAGCATCTGTCCATTCTGGAAATCTTTGTGCATCATAGGTATCTAATCGTACCCAATCTTTTAAGTTACTAGAAGCTTCTATTGCTACAAAATCATAAAATTGACCCGGTGCAGGATCAAATTCTGTGATTGCAACATCCTCGTATGTAAAATTTCCATTCTCTGCATTAACGATAATAGGGTGCCTTAAAACAGTACGATATTCTGAATCATTTAAATAGGGATGATCAGAATTATTAAGAACCGCCTGACTTACTGTTTCATTAATTGTATTGATCACAAACTCTCCTCCAAAAGTATATACATCAGACATCTCAAAAGTTGCAATAGATACAAGATTTTTTGGAACTGTATAGTTTATAATATCAAATGATGCCGACGAAGCAACAGATGCATCTCCTGTACTATCAACGGCTTTCAATCCAACAGTATGATTTCCTTCTACCAAATTTTCTATCGTATAAGTAAACTCGGTACCTTGCACGATATTATCTGTAATTTGGGCGATTTCTTCTCCATCTAAATACACTACTATTTTCTCTATATCTTCATTTTCCTGTACATAGGTAATCGTTGCATTCTGATTTTCTACAGATTCTTGTGTCGAAGCCGTAATTGTTGGAGGTGCGTAGTATGTAGGAGGTTCATAGCCTTCTAGTTCCTCAAGAGTAGCGGTCCAAACTCCTCTACCATGAGTTGCCATAACTACTTCATCATTTACAATTTTCATTTGCCAAACAGAAAAAGCTGGTAATCCGGCCAAGAGAGACCAGTGTGCTCCTCCATCTAATGTTTGAAACACTCCAATATCTGTACCTACCCAAATTCTATCTTCATCAAAAGGCATTTCTACCAAACTATGTATTGCAACATCCGGAAACCCTCTGTCTTCTCCTGTAGAAAACCCAGAGATATCAACCCAGGTTTGCCCTAAATCTTCTGTTTTTAATATTTTGGCGGCTCCCTGCCCAGAAAATAACACATAAGCTCTATTCTCATTTGTAGAAGAAGTTTCTACTCCTGAAATAAAATAATTATGACTAACACCATCTCTTGGGTCAGAGAATAAACCCGTAGACTCATAAGACACTCCATTATTCTTAGAAACATGAATCACATAGCTTCCTGATTCTGTCATTGCATTACCAGCCCATACAATATCTGGGTTAGCTGTTGACACAGAAACATCTAATGAACTTGAAGCTCCTACAGAAAAATTATTTGGAATAGAAGTTAACTGCCATGATTTTGCAAAATCAGGAGATCTCCATACTCCACTAATAGAAGGACTAAAAATTACATTAGGATTATTATTTGAATTTGTAATTTTAGAGTAAAAAGGAGATGTTCCCGCACCCGATTCTCCATGCCTTGCATTATACCCTTGGCCATTCTCATAGCGTACAAAACCATTATATTGAGAACCACCTATAAACTCATCAGGGTTGTCATAATTCCATAATACTTCAAACCCATCTCCTCCGATGATAAACTGATATGAAGTTTCATCGTTTGCTCCATTCTCGGTAAATGATATCCAGGTTCCATTATCCTGTGCACCAGCCATATAATCTTCTGTTCCATTACGTTTATCGGCTCCATAAAACTGCGTACAGTTAAGTCCTACTGCAGAAGCAGACCAATCATTAAGCGTGGTTCCTGGCTCAAATAGATAATCGGTATGATATATACCTCCATCATTAGCAAGGATTAATTTAAACTTTTTTTCTTTTCTTTTCTTAATCCATGTTAGACCATGTTGATCTACGTGAACATAATTATTTAATTCACCATTATAACCTGCTGCGATGGGCTGAAAAGTATAACTCACTGGTCCATCTTTACTTTTAGTTTTGGTTCCAGTTCCTGCTTTAACTATTTGTACTCTATGCATCACTACTCCTCCTGCATAAAAAACATTTTCATTAAAAGGATGCGCTCGTATTATATTGTCATACCAGCCTTGCCCTGTAATTAAATTTCCTGCTGCGGGAGTTCCTTCATAACCAATTAATCTAAATGTTTCTCCTGCATCACTGGTAAAGTAAAAATCGGTATTCACTGCAGTAGTTGCTCCTCCATTACCTGTGTACACCGAAATGAAAACCCTATTTGGATTAGCTGGAGAGACATCAAGCTCAAAACGTGAATGGTTTGAGTTATAATCATCCCTATTTAACACTAAGTCCCATGTTAATCCACCATCTATACTTTTTATTACTCCTACACTGTTTACGCCTCCATACAGAGTATTAAAATTAGTGGGGTCATAATTAAGATCCTGAACATTTCCTCCACTATACGTATTCTGCCATGTTACTCCTCCATCTGAGGTAACATAGACACCGTTTCTACTTGCAACAACAAGATTATTTTCATCTTCAGGATTTAAGGCTAATCGACCAACTCCTCCAAAACTTTTGGTATTATTAAGGTATTCCCAACTACGGCCTCCGTTTTCGCTTTTTAAAATTCCAACCCCTCCAACTGCATCTAGGTTGTTAAAAGGCTCTCCTGTTCCCAGATATAATGTTTCTGGATCACTTGTTCCCACTGCAACTGTAGATGTAGACAGGTTAGGTATTTTATAATCTGTAAGATTTTCCCAGGTGGTTCCAGCATCTTCGGTTACCCAAAGTCCACCACCAACGGTACCTGCATACC is a window encoding:
- a CDS encoding T9SS type A sorting domain-containing protein yields the protein MTHKFYFRKLAVLIFLLIVYSSCDKNQEQKLTEISTVETSKKLKKKKDYNKKKGIEIIAEYKANLLKPIGAEESTYKDGFLMTEHQKAMKNRSIAKNSSIIKWKERGPVNVPGRIRGIVVAPDNDDKWYAGTVGGGLWVTEDAGTTWENLTDYKIPNLSTSTVAVGTSDPETLYLGTGEPFNNLDAVGGVGILKSENGGRSWEYLNNTKSFGGVGRLALNPEDENNLVVASRNGVYVTSDGGVTWQNTYSGGNVQDLNYDPTNFNTLYGGVNSVGVIKSIDGGLTWDLVLNRDDYNSNHSRFELDVSPANPNRVFISVYTGNGGATTAVNTDFYFTSDAGETFRLIGYEGTPAAGNLITGQGWYDNIIRAHPFNENVFYAGGVVMHRVQIVKAGTGTKTKSKDGPVSYTFQPIAAGYNGELNNYVHVDQHGLTWIKKRKEKKFKLILANDGGIYHTDYLFEPGTTLNDWSASAVGLNCTQFYGADKRNGTEDYMAGAQDNGTWISFTENGANDETSYQFIIGGDGFEVLWNYDNPDEFIGGSQYNGFVRYENGQGYNARHGESGAGTSPFYSKITNSNNNPNVIFSPSISGVWRSPDFAKSWQLTSIPNNFSVGASSSLDVSVSTANPDIVWAGNAMTESGSYVIHVSKNNGVSYESTGLFSDPRDGVSHNYFISGVETSSTNENRAYVLFSGQGAAKILKTEDLGQTWVDISGFSTGEDRGFPDVAIHSLVEMPFDEDRIWVGTDIGVFQTLDGGAHWSLLAGLPAFSVWQMKIVNDEVVMATHGRGVWTATLEELEGYEPPTYYAPPTITASTQESVENQNATITYVQENEDIEKIVVYLDGEEIAQITDNIVQGTEFTYTIENLVEGNHTVGLKAVDSTGDASVASSASFDIINYTVPKNLVSIATFEMSDVYTFGGEFVINTINETVSQAVLNNSDHPYLNDSEYRTVLRHPIIVNAENGNFTYEDVAITEFDPAPGQFYDFVAIEASSNLKDWVRLDTYDAQRFPEWTDAFNSGPSPTINDELFKEQSINLLDFFQEGDVIAVRFRLISDPLFTSFGWAIRSINAPEEQLVAEEQEEIVQPPRSSEGALLYPTISNGEVQISSGTTMNNSVVEIYGISGRLVYSKRIGTLNESQQTLSLENLKSGMYLVKVFGDGGITNTTRIVIR